In one Mycoplasmopsis canis PG 14 genomic region, the following are encoded:
- the atpE gene encoding ATP synthase F0 subunit C, with translation MLAVGAGIAAIGVLGAGVGQGYAAGKACEAVGRNPEAESKIRTMLIIGAGIAETTAIYALLIALIILFAK, from the coding sequence TTATTAGCTGTAGGAGCCGGTATTGCGGCAATAGGAGTTTTAGGAGCCGGAGTTGGTCAAGGATATGCGGCCGGTAAAGCTTGTGAAGCAGTTGGTAGAAACCCTGAAGCTGAATCTAAAATTCGTACAATGCTAATTATCGGTGCTGGTATTGCCGAAACTACTGCTATTTATGCATTACTTATTGCCTTAATAATC